The DNA region ATCCCGGTTGCTACTATGAGGAGGAAAAACAAGCGTTGAAGAACTTCATTCACAAAAATGGCCTGAACGTAAAGCACCTCCTTAATACGCACCTGCATCTGGACCATATCTTTGGAAATGCTTTCATGGTCAAAGAATTCGGTCTGCCGGTGGAAGCCAACAAAGCCGATGAATTCTGGATTGACGAAGCTCCGAAACAAAGCCGCATGTTCGGTTTTCATTGGAACGAACTGCCCGCACCGATAGGACACTATCTTCATGACGGAGATATCATCAACTTCGGTAACACTACGTTGGAAGCTATCCACGTACCGGGACATTCACCGGGTAGCCTTGTTTACTACTGTGCCGCAGATCATTGCATGTTCTCCGGTGACGTACTTTTCCAGGGCAGCATCGGACGTGCCGACCTTACCGGTGGTAATTTCGACGAACTGAAAGAGCACATTTGTAGCCGCCTGTTCATACTGCCCAATGAAACGATTGTCTATCCCGGACATGGCGCCCCGACCACTATCGGTATTGAAAAGGCGGAAAATCCATTCTTCAGATAAACTTTAAAAACAGATACTATCATGAAAAGCGACCTATTAGCTTGCCGCCACATCGGCATCAGCGAAAAAGACGAAGAGAAAATGCTCCGGAAAATAGGAGTCGGCAGTCTGGATGAGTTGATAGACAAAACCATCCCTGCAAACATTCGTCTGAAAGAACCGTTGGCATTGCCCGCGCCTATGACTGAATATGAGTTCGGACAACACATCACCCGGTTGGCGTGCAAAAACAAACTTTACACAACGTATATCGGCCTCGGCTGGTATAACACCATTACCCCCGCCGTTATTCAACGGAATGTATTCGAGAATCCGGTATGGTATACCTCTTATACGCCCTATCAGACAGAAGTTTCGCAAGGACGCCTCGAAGCGTTGATGAACTTCCAGACCGCAGTATGCGACCTGACGGGTATGCCACTTGCCAACTGTTCTCTGTTGGATGAAGCTACGGCTGCTGCCGAAGCCGTAAGTATGATGTACGCCCTGCGTCCGCGCGATATGCAGAAGTCCGGTGCAAACGTAGTGTTTGTGGACGAGAGCATTTTCCCACAGACACTGGCCGTAATGACTACACGTGCTATCCCGCAAGGTATTCAGATACGCACAGGTAAATATTCCGAACTGGAGCTGACACCGGATATTTTTGCCTGTATACTGCAATATCCGAATGCGAGCGGAAACGCAGAAGATTACCGTGCCTTTGTAGAAAAAGCCCATGCTGCCAACTGCAAAGTAGCCGTTGCCGCCGATATCCTGAGCCTTGCCCTGCTCACCCCTCCCGGAGAATGGGGAGCTGATATTGTATTCGGTACCACCCAACGCCTCGGTACACCGATGTTCTATGGCGGACCGTCAGCCGGGTACTTCGCTACGCGCGACGAATACAAACGTAATATTCCGGGACGTATCATCGGTTGGTCAAAAGATAAATACGGAAAACTCTGTTACCGTATGGCACTGCAAACCCGCGAGCAACATATCAAACGGGAAAAGGCTACTTCAAATATCTGTACCGCACAGGCTTTGCTGGCAACCATGGCGGGCTTTTATGCCGTGTACCACGGTCCGGAAGGTATTCACGCCATTGCAGAACGTATCCACAGCATCGCCGCATATCTGGAAAAGTGTATCAAGAAACTGGGATACAAACAAGTGAATGACCAATACTTCGACACCCTGCGCTTTGTGTTGCCCGACAGTGTATCTGCCCAACAGGTACGTACCATCGCATTGAGCAAGGAAGTCAATCTGC from Bacteroides sp. MSB163 includes:
- a CDS encoding MBL fold metallo-hydrolase, which codes for MKIKRFEFNMFPVNCYVLWDDTLEAAVIDPGCYYEEEKQALKNFIHKNGLNVKHLLNTHLHLDHIFGNAFMVKEFGLPVEANKADEFWIDEAPKQSRMFGFHWNELPAPIGHYLHDGDIINFGNTTLEAIHVPGHSPGSLVYYCAADHCMFSGDVLFQGSIGRADLTGGNFDELKEHICSRLFILPNETIVYPGHGAPTTIGIEKAENPFFR